The segment AAGACTTCTACCACAGCAGGATGAACAATCTTACGATCTTTGATATTTAACCCTTTTGCTAAAGCAACATCTTTATCTAAGGCATTTAGTCCTTGATCAGCTAGTTTAATGATATAGGGTAGGGTACTATGGTTAAGAGCTTGAGTCGCTGTCCAAGGAACCGCTCCAGGCATATTGGGAACCCCAAAATGCACGACTCCTTCTTTGATATAAGTCGGATAACTATGGGAAGTCGGACGCAGGGTTTCGATACATCCCCCCTGATCGACAGCAACATCGATAATAACCGATCCTGGCCGCATTTTACTGACTAATTCCTGTGAAACCAGAATAGGAGCCCGTTTTCCTGGGACTAATACCGCTCCGATTAATAAATCCGCTTGGGGGACAATGGTTTCAATATTAGAAACGTTGCTGTAGAGCAGTTCTACGCGCGATCCAAAGAGGGTTTCAAGATAGGCCAAGCGATCGACGTTAATATCGAGAATCTGCACCTGTGCTCCCATTCCTACCGCAATTTTAGCCGCTTCGGTTCCCACGATACCACCCCCTAAGATAGCAACGCGGCCAGAACTGACCCCTGGAATACCGCCTAAAAGAACCCCTCGACCTCCCTGTTGTTTCTCTAGATATCTAGCTCCAAATTGTACCGATAAGCGTCCCGCGATGATGCTCATGGGGGTTAGCAACGGGAGTCTACCATCGGATAATTCTACCGTTTCGTAGGCGATCGCGGTAATTCCTGACTGCATCAAAGCTTCGGTAAGGGTGCGATCAGCCGCCAGGTGAAGATAGGTAAATAGTAACTTAGGTTTTTCTAAATAGGGGTATTCTTCTTTGAGGGGTTCTTTGACTTTAATAACCAATTCCCTAGACCAAGCGGCGAGTGCTGTTTCTACAATTATAGCCCCTGCTTGTTGGTAATCACTATCATTAAAACCCGCACCCATCCCTGCATCGGTTTCCACGAAGACTTGATGACCGCGATCACATAACACCCTTACACTACTCGGACTTAACCCGACGCGAAATTCTTGGTCTTTAATCTCCTTGGGTACACCTATTTCCATACTACTCCTCATCCAGTCTATGCCATCTCATGATAAACTGTCTAACTTCTAAATGCTAGTTAAGATTACCGTAGGAGCATAATATTATTATGCTCTAGACATAATTAGACCTCACGATAAAAGCTATTGAAGAGATCGGTTACAATGCGATCGCGGTGTTCTTTGATTTTTTCTACACTATCCACAGGAGAACTATTCGCCTGATTTTTTTCTCGGGTTAGAATTTTTTTGGCTCTTTCTAGATAGGTGTCTAAATGTCCATTAAACCTTGGTTGATGGTCTACTAATTCAGGTAAAGAATCTCTAATTTGTTTAGAGTATTGCTTAGTAAAAGTATCTCTTATTCTAATACAATCATGGAAGCTGTTGATTAAGTCTTCAAGATCTTGACATAGTTAAAACTATAGCCGTTGTATACCTTTGCGTATTTTCCCTGAGACCAATGAAGTTATGGCATCAAATAGTGTGTAAAGTTCTGCTCAAAATGGATCAACAAATAGTAATTTTTCAGGAAGCGTGGGGAACAATAAAGACATCTAAGAAAGCTATGATTACCCCCTATGACTTATTCGTCTTCCACCAAGCGATCG is part of the Rippkaea orientalis PCC 8801 genome and harbors:
- the ald gene encoding alanine dehydrogenase → MEIGVPKEIKDQEFRVGLSPSSVRVLCDRGHQVFVETDAGMGAGFNDSDYQQAGAIIVETALAAWSRELVIKVKEPLKEEYPYLEKPKLLFTYLHLAADRTLTEALMQSGITAIAYETVELSDGRLPLLTPMSIIAGRLSVQFGARYLEKQQGGRGVLLGGIPGVSSGRVAILGGGIVGTEAAKIAVGMGAQVQILDINVDRLAYLETLFGSRVELLYSNVSNIETIVPQADLLIGAVLVPGKRAPILVSQELVSKMRPGSVIIDVAVDQGGCIETLRPTSHSYPTYIKEGVVHFGVPNMPGAVPWTATQALNHSTLPYIIKLADQGLNALDKDVALAKGLNIKDRKIVHPAVVEVFPDLGSV